One genomic segment of Microtus ochrogaster isolate Prairie Vole_2 linkage group LG8, MicOch1.0, whole genome shotgun sequence includes these proteins:
- the Chrna4 gene encoding neuronal acetylcholine receptor subunit alpha-4 isoform X2, whose amino-acid sequence MKFGSWTYDKAKIDLVSMHSRVDQLDFWESGEWVIVDAVGTYNTRKYECCAEIYPDITYAFIIRRLPLFYTINLIIPCLLISCLTVLVFYLPSECGEKVTLCISVLLSLTVFLLLITEIIPSTSLVIPLIGEYLLFTMIFVTLSIVITVFVLNVHHRSPRTHTMPAWVRRVFLDIVPRLLFMKRPSVVKDNCRRLIESMHKMANAPRFWPEPEGEPGILGDTRNRGLSSAPSFCNPLTTPVEAQPTCKSPSHKAPDLQTSEVKKTSPCPSPGPCHAPNSTRVPTLVKARSLSVQHVPSSQETAEGGIRCRSRSIQYCVSRDGAVSLADSQPTASPASLKAHPPQLPLSDQVSPCKCTCKEPSPVSPVTVLKARGTKPRPQHLPLSPALTRAVEGVQYIADHLKAEDTDFSVKEDWKYVAMVIDRIFLWMFIIVCLLGTVGLFLPPWLAGMI is encoded by the exons ATGAAGTTTGGGTCCTGGACCTATGACAAGGCCAAGATTGACTTGGTGAGCATGCATAGCCGCGTGGACCAGCTGGACTTCTGGGAAAGTGGGGAATGGGTCATTGTGGATGCCGTGGGCACCTATAACACCAGGAAGTATGAATGCTGCGCCGAGATCTACCCTGACATCACCTACGCCTTCATCATCCGCCGGCTGCCGCTCTTCTACACCATCAACCTCATCATCCCGTGCCTGCTCATCTCCTGCCTCACCGTGCTGGTCTTCTACCTGCCCTCCGAGTGCGGCGAGAAGGTCACCCTGTGCATCTCGGTGCTGCTCTCGCTCACCGTCTTCCTCCTGCTCATCACCGAGATCATCCCGTCCACCTCGCTGGTCATCCCGCTCATCGGCGAGTACCTGCTCTTCACCATGATCTTCGTCACCCTCTCCATCGTCATCACGGTCTTCGTGCTCAACGTTCACCACCGCTCGCCACGCACGCATACCATGCCTGCCTGGGTGCGCAGAGTCTTCCTGGACATCGTGCCGCGCCTCCTCTTCATGAAGCGCCCGTCTGTGGTGAAAGACAACTGCCGAAGACTTATTGAGTCCATGCATAAGATGGCCAATGCCCCTCGTTTCTGGCCAGAACCGGAGGGTGAGCCTGGCATCTTGGGTGACACTCGAAACCGAGGCCTGTCATCGGCCCCATCTTTCTGCAACCCTCTGACCACACCAGTCGAGGCCCAGCCTACATGCAAGTCACCCTCTCACAAGGCCCCTGATTTGCAGACATCAGAGGTGAAGAAGACCAGTCCCTGTCCATCACCTGGCCCCTGTCACGCACCCAACAGCACCAGGGTCCCGACACTTGTCAAAGCCAGGTCCCTGAGTGTCCAGCACGTGCCCAGCTCCCAGGAAACGGCAGAGGGTGGCATCCGCTGCCGGTCTCGGAGTATCCAGTACTGTGTTTCTCGAGATGGAGCTGTCTCCCTGGCTGACAGCCAGCCAActgcctcccctgcctccctgaaGGCCCATCCACCCCAGCTTCCACTGTCCGACCAGGTCTCTCCATGCAAATGCACATGCAAGGAACCATCTCCCGTGTCTCCGGTCACTGTGCTCAAGGCCCGAGGCACCAAACCACGCCCCCAGCACCTCCCCCTGTCACCAGCCCTGACGCGGGCAGTAGAGGGTGTCCAGTACATTGCAGACCACCTCAAGGCAGAAGACACAGACTTCTCG GTGAAGGAGGACTGGAAGTATGTGGCCATGGTCATCGATCGAATCTTCCTCTGGATGTTCATCATCGTCTGCCTACTGGGCACTGTGGGCCTCTTCCTGCCCCCCTGGCTGGCTGGTATGATCTAG